In Gossypium arboreum isolate Shixiya-1 chromosome 5, ASM2569848v2, whole genome shotgun sequence, a single genomic region encodes these proteins:
- the LOC108458180 gene encoding pectinesterase-like, with the protein MAFSGERKKKLFLALFASILLVTAIVTIATTVSISKKKSSNTVAAHSIIKSSCSSTLYPELCYSTISSAPDAETKVKNPKDVIELSLNLTVTAVQSNYLSIKKLISTRRKSLTEREKAALNDCLELVDETLDELFVAEHDLSDYPSFNKSISQHADDLKSLLSAAMTNQETCLDGFSHDKADKKVRQALLDGQMHVFHMCSNALAMIKNLTDTDMASQGYHPSSGRQLEEQDQTEWPKWLSEGDRRLLQATTVIPNVTVAADGSGDFLTVSEAVAAAPERSTTRYIIKIKAGVYRENVDVPSKKTNLMFVGDGRVNTIITASRNVVDGSTTFHSATVAAVGDGFLARDITFQNTAGPSKHQAVALRVGSDLSAFYRCGILAYQDTLYVHSLRQFYSQCLVAGSVDFIFGNAAAVLQDCDIHARRPNPNQRNMVTAQGRSDPNENTGIVIQKCRIGATSDLEAVKSDFETYLGRPWKTHSRTVIMQSVISDIIHPAGWFPWDKDFALDTLTYREYQNTGPGANTSSRVTWKGYSVITNISEAQTYTARNFIGGANWLSATGFPFSLDL; encoded by the exons ATGGCTTTCTCCGGTGAGCGCAAGAAAAAGCTTTTCTTGGCTCTCTTTGCGTCAATCCTTCTTGTAACTGCCATAGTCACCATTGCCACCACCGTCTCCATTTCCAAAAAGAAATCCAGTAATACTGTAGCAGCTCACTCCATCATCAAATCTTCATGTAGCTCCACGTTGTACCCAGAGTTATGCTACTCAACAATCTCTTCAGCACCAGATGCTGAGACCAAGGTCAAGAACCCCAAGGATGTGATTGAATTGTCGTTGAACTTGACGGTGACTGCTGTTCAGAGTAACTATTTGTCCATCAAAAAGCTCATTAGTACCCGAAGGAAGAGCCTCACGGAGCGCGAAAAGGCTGCCCTTAACGATTGTCTTGAACTAGTGGATGAGACTTTGGATGAGCTATTCGTAGCTGAACATGATCTCAGTGACTATCCAAGCTTTAACAAGTCAATTTCCCAACATGCTGATGACCTTAAGAGTCTTCTTAGTGCTGCAATGACCAACCAAGAAACTTGCCTTGATGGGTTTTCTCACGATAAAGCTGATAAaaag GTGAGGCAAGCGTTGCTTGACGGGCAGATGCATGTTTTTCATATGTGTAGTAATGCCCTGGCAATGATCAAGAACTTGACGGACACAGACATGGCAAGCCAAGGTTATCATCCATCATCTGGGAGGCAACTTGAGGAGCAAGACCAAACAGAATGGCCTAAATGGCTGTCGGAGGGAGATAGGAGACTGTTACAGGCTACAACAGTGATTCCTAATGTAACAGTGGCCGCTGATGGTAGTGGAGACTTCCTCACGGTGTCTGAGGCGGTGGCGGCTGCACCGGAGAGAAGCACCACGAGGTACATTATTAAGATTAAAGCTGGAGTTTATAGGGAAAACGTGGATGTTCCAAGTAAGAAAACCAATCTCATGTTTGTGGGAGATGGGAGGGTCAACACCATCATCACAGCTAGCAGAAATGTTGTCGATGGCAGCACCACTTTCCACTCTGCCACTGTTG CTGCGGTAGGGGACGGGTTCTTGGCCAGGGATATAACATTTCAGAACACGGCTGGACCATCGAAGCACCAAGCAGTGGCACTGCGTGTGGGCTCTGATTTATCAGCATTCTACAGGTGTGGCATTTTAGCATACCAGGACACTCTCTATGTCCACAGCCTTCGCCAATTCTATTCACAATGCCTTGTAGCAGGCAGCGTGGACTTCATATTCGGAAATGCAGCAGCAGTGTTGCAAGACTGCGACATTCATGCTCGTCGACCCAATCCAAACCAAAGGAACATGGTCACCGCACAAGGCCGTAGTGACCCAAACGAGAACACTGGGATTGTGATTCAGAAATGTAGGATCGGTGCAACCTCGGATTTAGAAGCCGTTAAATCCGATTTTGAAACTTATTTAGGGAGACCATGGAAGACACATTCGAGGACTGTTATCATGCAATCTGTTATAAGTGATATTATTCATCCTGCTGGTTGGTTCCCATGGGACAAAGATTTCGCACTCGACACTTTGACGTATCGGGAATATCAGAATACTGGCCCTGGAGCTAACACGTCAAGCAGGGTTACATGGAAGGGTTATAGCGTGATCACCAACATATCGGAGGCACAAACCTATACTGCTCGGAATTTTATTGGGGGAGCTAATTGGTTAAGCGCCACGGGCTTTCCTTTCTCTCTTGATCTTTGA